The Flavobacteriales bacterium genomic interval TACGTTCAGGTTATCCCTGTACAATCCTTCCTTGATACCATTCTCCATGTTCCGCACCATGCATTGATAAATGAACTCCAGCTTATGTTGCGTATACAGGGCCCAGGCTTCCGGATAGTATTTATTGAGATCATAGTGAATGGACGGATGAAAATCCGTTAGCTTCTCGTTGATCACTTTTGTTACCTCAAATAATTCGTCGATGGCATTCAAGCCGGAAGTAAACAGCTCTTCGAACACACATTGGTCCTGTTCCAGGTTTACCGTCATGACCTGCTTTACAAGATCGGTCTTGTCGTTCACGAACTTATAAAGGGTCTTCTTTGAAATGGCCAGTTCGCGCGCCACATCGTCCATTGTCACACTCTTGATGCCACAACGGAAGAACAACGCCATAGACTTCTGCAAAATCATATCCTTCTGGTCCATGGCGCAAAGGTAACATCAAAAAAACATAGGAAACAAATTTCATGTAAAATGTTTCCGTTGTTTTTTTCTTAACAATTTGGTGCATTGTGAATACACGTAAAAAATCGTTTTTTTGCAGGCCCAAAACAGGATATCATGACGACACAAAGCCCAGGAAGAAAAAAGATCAAGGAGCTGCTAAGTTCAGCCAAGGTATCTGAAAAAGTATGCATAAAAGGTTGGGTACGAACGAAGCGTGAAGGGAAATCGGTTAATTTCATTGCGGTTTCCGACGGGTCTACCATGCACCCCATACAGGTGGTTGCGGACCCGGGACGCTTTTCGGAAGCACTATTGAAAGACATTACTACAGGTGCATGCATTTCCGTTGTGGGAACCTGGGAGGAATCTCAGGGAAAAGGTCAATCGTTTGAGATACAGGCTGAGGACCTGTTTGTATATGGTACCGCAGACCCGGAGACCTATCCATTACAGAAGAAAGGCCATACCCTTGAATTTCTGAGAGAGATCGCCCACCTGCGTCCACGCACAAATACGATCGGTGCGGTACTCAGACTAAGGCATGGAA includes:
- a CDS encoding TetR/AcrR family transcriptional regulator, with product MDQKDMILQKSMALFFRCGIKSVTMDDVARELAISKKTLYKFVNDKTDLVKQVMTVNLEQDQCVFEELFTSGLNAIDELFEVTKVINEKLTDFHPSIHYDLNKYYPEAWALYTQHKLEFIYQCMVRNMENGIKEGLYRDNLNVSVIARIYITRMEDMFNPEVFPPDLYEFNTVYLELMRYHIRGIASEKGIKYLSKKIETMKTNLL